The Acidimicrobiia bacterium genomic interval ATTACCTTTGAAGTTCCGGAACCCACCAAAATCATCATCAGCGGAATCGACAAAGAGGCAGTCGGTCAGGTTGCTTCCGAGATCCGGGCCCTTCGCCCGCCTGAGCCCTACAAGGGCAAGGGAATCCGCTACACGAACGAGCAGGTGCGGCGCAAGGCCGGAAAGGCAGGTGTTGCACGATGAGCATCTCTAGAGGAGCGCAGCGGAAGATCCGCCATCGCCGCGTCCGCAAGCGCGTTGCCGGAACGGCCACCCGTCCACGGCTGGCCGTGTTCCGCAGCAATCGCTACATCTATGCACAGGTCATCGACGATGTCTCCGGCGTAACGCTGGCCACGGCATCTTCGCTTGAGAAGGATCTTCGTGGAAGCCGGCTCACCGTTGAGACCGCCACGAAGGTCGGCCATTTAGTCGCCGAGCGTGCTCGCAACGCCGGTGTCGGTCAGGTGGTATTCGATCGGGGAGGCTATCCGTTCCACGGACGGGTGAAGGCCCTGGCAGAAGCTGCCCGCACAACCGGGTTGGAGTTTTAGGAGATACGATGGCAAGACAGCAGCGCCAGCAGCGTCCACAGCAGGAAACCGACGGCCCGCAGCTCGACGAGCGGGTTATTCAGATCAACCGTGTCGCCAAGGTCGTCAAGGGTGGGCGGCGGTTCTCGTTTACCGCGCTCGTTGTCGTTGGTGACGGTAAGGGCAACGTCGGTGTCGGATACGGGAAAGCCAAAGAAGTACCGGCCGCCATTCAGAAGGGCATGGAGATTGCCCGTCGGGCAATGGTGGCGATACCGATGGCCGGATCGACGACTATCCATGAGAACATCGGCAACCACAGTGCCTCGCGGGTGCTGGTGAAGCCGGCTGCCCCTGGAACGGGCGTGATCGCCGGTGGCGCCGTGAGGCAGATCCTCGAGGCGGCAGGCATCCGCGATGCCCTCGCCAAGTCGCTCGGTTCGCCGACCCACCTCAACGTGGCGAAGGCCACCATGAATGCGCTCCTCACTCAGCATCGTCCTGACGAGATCGCCAAGCTGCGCGGCAAGAGCGCTGAAGAGGTGACTCCTCCGGGATTGCTGGCCGCCTACCGGTCGACCGAGATGATTCGTGCCCAGGCAGGGGAGTGAAGGAACGATGGCTGCCAAGAAACTGACAGTGACGCTCCGCAAGAGCCTCATCGGGCAGAAGCCGAAGACACGCGCAACTGTGCGCGGCCTTGGCCTCCGCAGACTGAACCAGACGGTCCAGCACGACGACACCGACGCTATCCGGGGAATGCTTCACAAAGTGAAGCACCTGATAGAGGTCGAAGAGAGCAAGAAGTAGTCGGTACGTACCGGGTACTGCGTACCACGAAGAGGAACCCATGGCCGAGAACGAGAAGAAAAAAGCGAAGCTCCAGTTGCACCATCTGAAGCCCTCGCCCGGTTCGAAGAAGAAGGGCATCCGCGTCGGACGCGGTGAGGGCGGACGTCGTGGCAAGACCGCAGGTCGAGGCACGAAGGGTTTGAAGGCGCGCGGGAAGGTCCGCCCCGGGTTTGAAGGTGGCAGCATGCCTTTG includes:
- the rpmD gene encoding 50S ribosomal protein L30, which produces MAAKKLTVTLRKSLIGQKPKTRATVRGLGLRRLNQTVQHDDTDAIRGMLHKVKHLIEVEESKK
- the rpsE gene encoding 30S ribosomal protein S5, which codes for MARQQRQQRPQQETDGPQLDERVIQINRVAKVVKGGRRFSFTALVVVGDGKGNVGVGYGKAKEVPAAIQKGMEIARRAMVAIPMAGSTTIHENIGNHSASRVLVKPAAPGTGVIAGGAVRQILEAAGIRDALAKSLGSPTHLNVAKATMNALLTQHRPDEIAKLRGKSAEEVTPPGLLAAYRSTEMIRAQAGE
- the rplR gene encoding 50S ribosomal protein L18, with the protein product MSISRGAQRKIRHRRVRKRVAGTATRPRLAVFRSNRYIYAQVIDDVSGVTLATASSLEKDLRGSRLTVETATKVGHLVAERARNAGVGQVVFDRGGYPFHGRVKALAEAARTTGLEF